AAGAGCGGCGATGTCGATATGCTTCAGGACCTTATAGTGGCCGCGACGAACGAAGCACTCCGTAAGGCGAAAGAATTGATGGAAGGTGAAATGAAAGCGTTGACCGGCGGAATGAAAATCCCGGGCTTGTTTTAACGATGGCCGTCGATCAACAAGGCTTGCTGGCAAGACTGATCAAGGAATTGGTCCGTCTTCCTGGAATCGGTCACAAAAGCGCACAACGGTTGGCTTTTCATCTGATGAAAGCTGAGCGGGATGATGCCTTGCGATTAGCAGATGCGATCCGAGCAGTGAAGGACGGGTTGTCGTTTTGTCGACAATGTCGAAACATTGCCGAGGGGGATTTATGCGAGTTTTGTCTGGACCCGAAACGCGATCGGACGAAGATTCTTGTCGTGGAAGAACCGAGTACCCTGTATGCCGTTGAACGGGCAGGTGCCTATCGTGGCCTCTATCACGTCCTATTGGGAGCGCTGTCTCCGCTCGACGGCGTTGGTCCTGGAGACATCAAGGCGGAGGAGCTGATCGACCGCGTGAAACTGGGTGGAGTTCAAGAAGTGATTCTCGCCACGAACCCCACCATAGAAGGAGAGGCCACTGCGATTTACCTCACACGATTGCTCAAGCCCTTCGGTGTGCGCGTTTCACGCATCGCCTATGGCATTCCGGTCGGTATGGATATTGAGTATGCGGACGAAGTAACGCTGCTGAAATCGATTGAAGGACGGCGAGATTTGTA
The sequence above is drawn from the Nitrospira sp. genome and encodes:
- the recR gene encoding recombination protein RecR, whose amino-acid sequence is MAVDQQGLLARLIKELVRLPGIGHKSAQRLAFHLMKAERDDALRLADAIRAVKDGLSFCRQCRNIAEGDLCEFCLDPKRDRTKILVVEEPSTLYAVERAGAYRGLYHVLLGALSPLDGVGPGDIKAEELIDRVKLGGVQEVILATNPTIEGEATAIYLTRLLKPFGVRVSRIAYGIPVGMDIEYADEVTLLKSIEGRRDL